A genomic region of Gossypium hirsutum isolate 1008001.06 chromosome D01, Gossypium_hirsutum_v2.1, whole genome shotgun sequence contains the following coding sequences:
- the LOC107922071 gene encoding protein FAM135B — MLRRIAWLIGFNNKVEQAKKLSDAKPQPAKVQPAVMLDTIQEIAIYIHRFHNLDLFQQGWYRLKITMRWENDQQTSIGAPSRVMQYEAPNVGSDDVYGVWRIDDTDNSFATRPFRIKYAKQDVLLSILVAFHLPLTENEGPLSSAVILKFELFYSPVLEKGSEFQPSSDGCPAAVHEFRIPPKALLGLHSYCPVYFDSFHAVLVDVSVHVCLLKVGSRKGAKKVPSVPYSAPNAVAGETIDGSSQALDKVACTDLKHAKLVKALFDARDTLLVELQRIGNGIDQVIDLTEFTSTMNETKLSDSILQANPVTAHAEVSGQGKPQNGLEGVGGRLEVRLLQNLSKDDKIKLFNLWGEQVSYLWNTFLNFHRENKTQIVQFLRDAWSKDRRAEWSIWMVYSKVEMPHHYINGGFDEPSHHIVHKRGPSLLKLTDEPAELATMRAELHRRSIAQMRINNRSIQDMQIFGDPSGVPIVIMERVINAPRRTVSDISFLKNFDVMHLATTSTVLEAGKSQSSTSAAQSGQDLKIVVFVHGFQGHHLDLRLVRNQWLLIDSKIHFLMSEANEEKTSGDFRDMGLRLAHEVIAYVKKKMDKASRSGDLRNIKLSFVGHSIGNIIIRAALAESTMEPYLRFLHTYVSLSGPHLGYLYSSNSLFKSGLWLLKKLKGTQCIHQLTFTDDPDIRNTFFYKLCKQKTLENFKNIVLLSSPQDGYVPYHSARIESCRAASTDYSKKGKAFLEMLNYCIDQIRAPTCENRVFIRCDVNFDTSTYGKNLNTLIGRAAHIEFLESDIFARFIMWSFPELFK; from the exons ATGTTACGTCGTATTGCGTGGTTAATTGGTTTCAATAATAAAGTCGAACAAGCGAAGAAGTTATCCGATGCAAAACCGCAACCGGCTAAAGTACAGCCGGCTGTCATGTTGGATACTATCCAAGAGATTGCAATTTACATCCATAGGTTTCATAACCTTGATCTTTTCCAGCAAGG ATGGTATCGACTTAAGATTACTATGAGATGGGAAAATGATCAGCAAACTTCTATAGGAGCGCCTTCAAGAGTCATGCAATATGAag CTCCAAATGTTGGTTCTGATGATGTATACGGAGTGTGGAGGATTGATGACACTGACAACAGTTTCGCAACACGGCCTTTTCGAATCAAATACGCGAAACAGGATGTTCTTCTATCTATCTTGGTTGCATTTCATCTACCCCTTACTGAGAATGAG GGCCCTTTATCATCAGCTGTCATATTGAAGTTTGAGCTCTTCTATTCTCCTGTATTGGAGAAAGG TTCTGAGTTTCAGCCTTCTTCAGATGGTTGCCCTGCTGCTGTTCATGAATTTCGTATCCCTCCTAAAGCTCTTTTAGGACTGCATTCCTATTGCCCTgtttattttgattcatttcatGCTGTTCTTGTGGATGTAAGTGTTCACGTCTGTCTCCTAAAAGTTGGTTCTCGCAAGGGCGCAAAGAAAGTACCCAG CGTTCCTTATAGTGCCCCCAATGCTGTTGCTGGTGAAACTATCGACGGATCTAGTCAG GCACTAGATAAAGTGGCATGTACTGACTTGAAACATGCCAAGCTTGTTAAGGCTTTATTTGATGCTCGTGACACACTGCTTGTGGAGCTACAAAGAATTGGCAATGGTATTGACCAAGTAATTGATTTGACTGAATTTACATCCACAATGAACGAAACAAAACTATCTGATTCCATTCTGCAAGCAAATCCGGTTACTGCTCATGCTGAAGTTTCCGGACAAGGCAAGCCACAAAATGGTCTTGAG GGAGTTGGTGGTAGATTAGAAGTTAGATTGCTCCAGAACTTATCCAAggatgataaaattaaattatttaatctatGGGGTGAACAAGTGTCGTATTTGTGGAACACATTCCTCAATTTCCACAG GGAGAATAAAACACAGATAGTGCAATTTCTTCGTGATGCATGGTCTAAGGATCGAAGAGCTGAATGGTCGATATGGATGGTTTACTCTAAGGTTGAAATGCCTCATCATTATATAAATGGTGGTTTTGATGAGCCTTCCCACCATATTGTGCATAAGAGGGGTCCAAGTTTGCTGAAGTTAACTGATGAA CCTGCAGAGTTAGCAACCATGCGAGCTGAGCTTCATCGACGAAGTATTGCACAAATGAGG ATTAACAATCGATCGATCCAAGACATGCAAATATTTGGAGATCCTTCAGGAGTTCCTATTGTAATTATGGAACGTGTAATAAATGCACCTCGTCGTACTGTTAGTGATATATCATTCTTGAAGAATTTTGACGTCATGCATTTAGCTACCACAAGCACTGTTCTTGAAGCTGGGAAGAGCCAATCTAGTACAAGTGCTGCACAGAGTGGGCAAGACTTGAAGATCGTTGTCTTTGTGCATGGTTTTCAG GGGCATCATCTGGATCTGCGACTTGTTAGGAACCAATGGCTTTTGATAGATTCCAAGATACATTTCCTAATGTCAGAGGCAAATGAAGAGAAAACATCTGGAGACTTCAGAGATATGGGACTAAGGCTGGCACATGAAGTGATTGCATATGTCAAAAAGAAAATGGACAAAGCTTCAAGATCTGGTGACTTACGAAATATCAAACTTAGTTTTGTCGGGCACTCTATTGGGAACATTATAATAAGAGCAGCATTAGCAG AGAGTACTATGGAACCTTACCTGAGATTCCTCCATACATACGTATCTCTGTCTGGTCCACACTTGGGATACCTATACAGTTCAAATTCTTTATTCAAGTCCGGGTTGTGGCTTTTGAAGAAGCTCAAGGGGACGCAGTGCATTCATCAGCTAACTTTCACAGATGACCCAGATATCCGTAACACTTTCTTCTACAAACTTTGTAAG CAAAAAACTCTGGAAAATTTCAAGAATATAGTCCTCCTTTCGTCACCCCAG GATGGTTATGTTCCATATCACTCTGCCAGAATTGAGTCATGCCGGGCAGCATCAACAGACTACTCCAAGAAGGGAAAAGCGTTTCTGGAGATGTTGAATTACTGCATAGACCAGATACGGGCTCCTACCTGTGAGAACCGGGTGTTTATCCGTTGTGATGTCAACTTTGACACGTCTACCTATGGCAAAAACTTGAATACTTTAATTGGACGAGCTGCTCATATAGAGTTTTTGGAGTCAGATATTTTTGCTCGGTTCATAATGTGGTCGTTTCCAGAACTATTTAAATAA
- the LOC107921666 gene encoding uncharacterized protein: MSEGSREATAPPVPIGTPFKGDLVKEIRKKGVKEFLGDKGDDSTVAEQWLSQVCRVIKELECMSGDSVLCAVSLLEREAYWWWETLTSGRISVMEYEHEFVRLSHYAKNMFQTEKEISEKFEWGLTGAYLAYIMDSSESRKDISQVSIVRDFLDVFPRQLFGIPLDREVDFSIELEPGTTPISYTPYRMVPLELKELKVQLQDLIQDLVNQLSGDTIFSKIDLRSSYYQVKIRGDDVPKTAFHSRVFQSYFDQFVVVFIDDILVYSKNEEHLRIVQRILCENKLYAKFSKCEFWLIEVHFLGYVIPVKGYYGRFVKGFVMLVTPLTPKPEFGVEYTVYIDASLNGLGCVLMQRGKVVAYASRQLKPHERNYPTHGLELATVVLALKIWRHYLYGKKCCVFLDYKSF, translated from the exons ATGTCTGAAGGATCTAGAGAAGCCACAG CACCACCAGTGCCAATCGGAACTCCATTTAAGGGAGATCTTGTAAAGGAAATTCGAAAGAAAGGTGTTAAGGAATTTTTAGGTGACAAGGGTGATGATTCTACTGTGGCTGAGCAGTGGTTATCACAAGTTTGTAGAGTGATTAAAGAACTGGAGTGCATGTCAGGAGATAGTGTTTTATGTGCAGTCTCTTTGCTCGAAAGAGAAGCCTACTGGTGGTGGGAGACATTAACCAGT GGAAGAATATCTGTAATGGAGTATGAACacgagtttgttagactcagtcATTATGCTAAGAACATGTTCCAGACAGAGAAAGAGATCAGTGAAAAGTTTGAATGGGGATTGACAG GCGCTTATTTAGCATATATTATGGATTCATCTGAATCGAGAAAAGACATCAGCCAAGTTTCAATTGTAAGGGATTTTTTAGATGTGTTTCCAAGACAGCTTTTTGGGATTCCACTAGATAGAGAAGTAGATTTTTCAATTGAATTGGAACCTGGTACAACGCCTATCTCCTATACTCCTTATAGAATGGTTCCGTTAGAACTGAAAGAGCTTAAAGTACAATTGCAAGATCT AATTCAAGATTTGGTTAATCAGCTGAGTGGGGATacaattttctctaagattgatctgcgATCTAGTTATTATCAAGTGAAGATCAGAGGTGATGATGTTCCTAAGACTGCATTCCATTCAAG AGTGTTTCAGTCCTATTTcgatcagtttgtggtggttttcattgacgatattctggtttattctaaGAATGAAGAGCATTTAAGGATTGTGCAGAGAATATTGTGCGAGAATAAGTTATACgccaagttcagcaagtgtgaattctggctgaTAGAAGTTCATTTTTTGGGCTATGTAATTCCAGTTAAAG GCTATTATGGAAGGTTTGTGAAAGGCTTCGTAATGTTGGTGACTCCTCTCACTC CTAAACCAGAATTTGGTGTGGAGTATACTGTTTATAtcgatgcatcattgaatgggcttggatgtgtacttatgcaaagAGGTAAAGTTGTGGCGTATGCATCGCGCCAACTTAAGCCACATGAGAGGAACTATCCAACTCATGGTTTGGAGCTGGCAACCGTGGTTTtggcattgaagatttggagacactatttgtATGGAAAAAAGTGTTGTGTGTTCTTAGATTATAAGAGTttttaa